In the genome of Sphingomonas alpina, the window GTCTTCGCGCCAGCACCAAATCCGTGCCGGAGAAACTCCGCGTCCGGAAAGGAAGCTGGATACGCCGACCGATACGCACAGCGCACACACCGCATAGCCGATACCTTGCGCCAGTCCCAGACTATCCTTGCCGCCAATGACATATACGAGCCCGGTGACCAGCGCTGCACATTCGATCAATATGCTGATCGAGACCATGGCATGCATGAGCGTTGGCGGTTCGGGCAGCTGCTCCGACCAGGGATCGTAGAGATAGGGAAGCCGGGCACGCAGATCCTCCCACATCGCCGCTGCCGTTATCCATGAATAAACAATGCCGACGATCGCCAGATTCCACTGCTGAGTGCAGATGCCGATGGCGAAGGTGAGCATCCCGAGCTGCGCTGCCCAGCGGCGCCCTGAAGAGATCTTCGTCGCCTCGCCGGATTCGGAAACGACAGTGACCAGGGTGACGGACTTTTCCGCCATGCTGCGTGCGAAGAAGAACCAGCCGACCGCGACCAGCGCAACCTTCCACGCGTCAAGCGGGAACAGCCAGCAAGCGGCCAGCAGCACCGCTGCCACCAATGCCGAAGAAATCAGTGACCACAGCCAAGCCTTTGCCTTCAGCACGCTCTCCAGGCCGCGCGGCCATGTCAGCGCGATCCATAGCGCCGAACCCTCGGACACCAGCGACTTTGGCCCGAGCACCCACAGGAAATAGGTACCGAAAAGGATCGCCGCACCGCTCAGGTAATTCCAGGAATCCCGCGCGTGCTCCAGGATGAGTCGGAAGTTGAAGAGCTGGAAACCGGCGACGGTAATCGGGATCAATATTGCCTGCACGATCGCGCTGCGATCGCGAACGAACCAGAGATATTCTTTCCTGAAGAGCGGTTCGCGGCCGAAGCTGGCCTTGCGCTTCCGGCGGCGCGGAAGCGTGTCGGAGGCAAAGGCGCCCGCCAGTCCATTTCGCACCGACCTGGCACTGAAGATTACCGCCGCAGCAATCATCACCGCGCTGGCCGCCCAGCAGAAAAGCAATCCTCTCAGCAAAGAGAATGCGCCGTTCTCACCAAGACCCAGGAACAGCCCCAGCAAGGGCCAGGGCGCAATCGCCGCCTGATCGATCCAGTGGGCAAATGCCGGGATGATGTGTGGAATTACCGCCACACCTATAAAGGTGGCGACCATGGACGCGTAGCCGAACCAGCTCAGCATCCCGATCACGGCGCCGCGATTCCTCGGCGCTAGTCGCAGGATGGCCCCGATTTCCAGCGCCTTGCCGACACAGGCAGCAGCCACGGTCACGGGAATCCCGATCAAAAAGGTAGCGGCAATTCCGGTGAGCGGATCATGCGACGCCCCGTAGAGAATTCCGACGAAAACCGGTGCGGCCCAGTAAGAGGGGTTCGCGAAAAGAGGTGAGAGCATTTCCGCAAAGAACACTGCGCCGGCGCCGACCGGGTGGCTCAATAGCCACTCCCACATCGGATGCCGTCGGCGTTGCAGATCCAGTTCCAGCCCATCGCCCTGGCAGATCAGCATCGCCAGCCACCACAGCAACAGGATCGAGCCGAGCACCGCCGCGGCGTGACCCGAACTGGCGAGCCCCGGCATCCCACGCTCTCGATCTGCGCGCGAGATCAGATTTCGACTGCCCGAGGTGGCGACCGTATAGCGAAGCTGTCGTTCGATCCTCGCTGCATCGCCGCCGGATCGCTCGGCAATATCCTTCGCTTCCTCATAGCAAGCTGTCCTGAACGCATCCTTGCCTTGCAGCGAAGCGTCGGGCGCCTTCTCCACGTCCTGCACTTGTTCGAGGAACCAGCTGCGGACGACGAGCTTGCCCTGGTGCTCGGCCTCGAGTTGCTGGCCAGCCCTTACGGTGGCGATGACGGCGAAGGCTGCGGCACCGTGGAGAAATGCCATCATGCCGATGGCGGCAATCGTGGCGAGCTTCCCCCAGTCGATCGCACCCTCGCCACTGCGATTGTTCAGCAACTGCTGCTGCCGCTCCCGGCGCCCTTTCGAACGTCGCCGCGATGCGATTAACAGCAGGCCGACAGTCCTCCAAAACCCGATTGCGGACGCGCTCGTCATGCCTGTTGCGGTCTCGCCGTCAATTTCAAGAACAGCGATTCCAGGCTGGCTTCCCCGTAGCGTTCCTGCAACTCTGCCAGCGGTCCCTGTGCAATCACCGCGCCATCGTTGATGATCACGGCATGCGAACAGAGCCGGGTCACGTGATCCATCAGATGAGTCGAGAACAATATCGTCGTCCCGCTGCCGGCGGCTTCCTGGATCAACTCATAAAATAGGTGCGTCGATTCGACATCAAGCCCATTCGTCGGCTCGTCCAGCACCAGCAAGCGCGGCCCATGCAACATGGCCAGCAGTAAACCCAGCTTCTTCTTCATGCCGCGGGAGAAATCCTCGGCGTAGTTGTCGAGATCGTCGGCCAGCCGAAGCCGCCGTGCCAGTGCCTCAGCCCACTCCATCGTCGAATCGATATCGAGCCCATGCATCCCGGCGCTCAATTCCAGCAATTCGCGCGCCGACAGGTAAGAATAAAATACCGGTTCGTCAGGCAAGAAGCCGATCAGGCGCTTTGTCGCGACACGGTCTTCGAAGGCATCGAGCCCGGCAACCTGAAGAACGCCCGATGTCGCCTTGAGGATTCCCATCAAAAGGCGAAATAGAGTTGTTTTTCCGGCGCCGTTCGGCCCCAACAACCCGCAAATCTGACCAGCGGGGATTTCGAACGAGATACCGTTTAGCGCGAGTTTATCGCCAAAGGTCTTTGTAGCCTCATCAATAAAGACAAGTAACTTGTCATCCGGCATATAGGCTCTTTCGTACAAAGCAGCTAAGTCACATCCCCATGGCAGGCGGTCAATCCAGCGATTGCGACGACGCCAGCGTGCGTCCGCCAGCGGGTTGCCAGCAGTCATTCCGACGCCCGGTTAGCGGATATCTGCTTCCACAATTCTACCACCGAAAGTTTCCTGACGGCTAACGGCCAATTCCGGCGATCAAATTCACTTGCGGATGAGCTCAAGGCAGCTGCCAATCGCGAGCGACTCGATACCATATGTCCGAAATTGGCGTTCTCGGTCGGCAGATGAGAGCAACGCATCTCAACGTCAATAATGCTGAAAATCAATACCTTACCAAGTGGGCTGCGCGTGCGATTTTGGCGCGGCATTGCCCATGGTCAGAATAAAATACAGCGATATCAGCTTCTTGTGGTGCGGACGGCGGGACTCGAACCCGCACTCCGAAGAGGGAGATTTTAAGTCTCCTGCGTCTACCGATTTCGCCACGTCCGCGACCGACGCCGTGGTGGCGCGGACGAAGTACTCCGTCAACTCTTCAAAACCGACCGCTCACACGTTGAGACGTGCGCGCATTTCCTTGCCGGGCTTGAAATAGGGCACGCGCTTGGCGACCACGTCGACGGTTTCGCCGGTGCGTGGGTTGCGGCCGGTGCGCGCGTCGCGAGCGCGGGTGGAGAAAGCGCCGAAGCCGCGGAGCTCGACCCGGCCATCAGCGGCAAGGCGGCGCGAAATCTCATCGAAGAAGGTGCTGACGATCGCCTCGATGTCGCGCAACGCGAGATCGGGATTGTCCTGGGCCAGCATGTCGACAAGCTCGGATCGGATCATGGCGTGTTCATTCCCCTCTCGATCGCGGACCGCGCCGCAAAAGGCAGCGCGCGACGGACCCGGATCAATCATCCCCGGAGGGACGTCTGCGAAACGATATACTGATCTGTGTCAAACCGATAGGACCGATACGACACTAACACTCAAAACGGGTAGGGCGGGAGGCGAAAAATCGCGCTCCCGCCCGCGCCGATATCTTACTTCTTGTTCTCGCCGCTCTGCGCCTTGAGCGCCGCGCCGAGAATGTCGCCCAGCGACGCGCCCGGAGTCGGACGAGCCATACTGCGCCACGGCCTGCTTCTCTTCGGAGATCTGCATCGCCTTGATCGAGAAGGTCGGCTTCTTCGAACGATCGAAGCCGGTGACCATCGCGTCGAACTTCTGCGCGACCTGGAAACGCTCCGGACGCTGCTCGTCACGATCGCGGCCGAGATCGGTGCGCTTGATGAAGCCGGTCGCGCCATCGTCGCCGACCTGAACTTCAAGGCCCGCATCGCGGACTTCGAGCACGGTGACGGTGACGATCGCGTTCTTGTTGAGGCCGCCCGAACCGCCGCCGCTCGCAGCGGCAGCGCCGCCGGTCGCGCCGACCGCGGGTGCGCCGCGCTCGAGCTGCTTCATGCCGAGCGAGATACGCTCCTTCTCGGCGTCGATGTCGAGCACGACGGCCTGGACCGTCTCGCCCTTGCGGTGCAGGTTGAGGGCGTCCTCACCCGACACGCCCCAGGCGATGTCCGACATGTGGACCATGCCGTCGACATCGTTGTCGAGGCCGATGAACAGGCCGAATTCGGTCGCGTTCTTGACTTCGCCTTCGACGGTCGAACCGATCGGGTGCGCCTCGGCAAAGGCTTCCCAAGGATTGGCCTGAGCCTGCTTGAGGCCGAGCGAGATGCGGCGCTTCTCGGGATCGACCTCGAGCACGATGACATCGACTTCCTGCGAGGTCGAAACGATCTTGCCCGGATGGACGTTCTTCTTGGTCCAGCTCATTTCCGACACGTGAACCAGGCCTTCGATGCCCGCTTCCAGTTCGACGAATGCGCCGTACTCGGTGATGTTGGTCACGCGGCCCGACAGCTTGGCGCCGACCGGATACTTGACCATCGCGCCTTCCCACGGATCGCTCTCGAGCTGCTTCATGCCGAGCGAGATGCGCTGCGTGTCCTTGTTGATGCGGATGATCTGCACCTTCACGGTGTCGCCGATGTTCAGCACTTCGCTCGGGTGACCGACGCGCTTGTAGCTGAGGTCGGTGACGTGCAGCAGGCCGTCAATGCCGCCGAGATCAACGAACGCACCATAATCGGTGATGTTCTTGACCACGCCGTCGATGATCTGGCCTTCCGCGAGGCTCAGGATCAGGCCCGAACGCTGTTCTGCGCGAGTCTCTTCGAGGATTGCGCGGCGCGACACGACGATGTTGCCGCGCTTGCGGTCCATCTTCAGGATCTGGAACGGCTGCGGGATGTCCATCAGCGGGGTCACGTCGCGGACCGGGCGGATATCGACCTGCGAACCGGGCAGGAACGCCACGGCGCCGTTCAGGTCGACGGTGAAGCCACCCTTGACGCGGCCGAAGATCGTGCCCTCGACGCGTGCGGTCTTGGCGAATTCGGTTTCCAGCTTGTCCCAGGCGGCTTCGCGGCGTGCGCGGTCGCGCGACAGCATCGCTTCGCCATGGACGTTCTCGACGCGGTCGACATAGACTTCGACTTCGTCACCGATCTTCAGATCGGCCTTCTGGCCCGGCGCTGCGAATTCGCGCAGCGGCACGCGGCCTTCCGACTTCAGGCCGACGTCGATGACGGCGAGGTCGTTTTCAATTCCGGTAACGGTGCCCTTGACGACGCGGCCTTCGAAGCTGTCGGCGGCGCCGAGCGTTTCTTCGAGCATGGCGGCGAAATCGTCGCGGGTTGGATGTGCCTGAGTGGCCATAAGATATGGTCGTCCTAGTTCAGTTTCCGGCCAGCCGGTTGTTTCCGGCGGTCTTGGCCAAAACGCCGCGACAGCCGAATACCGGCGCGGCATCCGTTCGGGCGGGCACAGGAGGATCTAGACGCGTTGAAATGCGAAAAGGGCGCGAGAGCATGACTCCGCGCCTTACCTCCGTGAGCATCGCTCGCCGGACGGACGCGCACATAGCGCCACAAGGGCAGATTGGCAAGATCGCGCAGGAGAGCACACGGTGGGGCGCCCCGGGGGATCGGCGGGGCGTCCGGCAAGTCTTCAGTCGTGCCCGAGTCAGCCCCCAGTGAGCCCCGAGTCAGCTATGCGCTGCGTTTTCCGCTTTCAGGCTGACCTGGCGTTCGACCAGTTCGATTGCGCGCTTGATCGCAGCTTCAATCGACAGGAAGCTGGTGTCGAGCAGAGCCGCGTCATTGGCCGGTACCATTGGCGCTGCGGCGCGCATCGAATCGCGCAGGTCGCGGGCGCGGATATCGGCCAGGACCCGGTCAATGCTGACCGAGGAGCCGCGCTCGCGCAATTCGACATGACGCCGCCGGGCGCGGATCGTCGGCGTGGCGCGAACGAACAGCTTGGCGCTGGCATCTGGCGCGATCACCGTGCCGATGTCGCGACCGTCGAGCACCGCCCCCCGGACTGGCGGGCAAATCGCCGCTGCCGATGCAGCAGCGCGGCGCGGACCAGCGGGTGGACGGAGACGATCGAGGCAAGCTTGCCGACCTCGTCCGAGCGCAGCACGTCGTCGTCGAGCAGATGATCGTCGAAATCGCACGCGGCGACCGCATCGGCCTCTTTCTCGGGGTCAAGCTCGAGGCGACGGACATTCTCGCCGACTGCACGGTAGAGCAGGCCGGTATCGAGATAAGGCAGGCGATAATGCTTCGCCAGCGCACGGGCGATGGTGCCCTTGCCCGATGCGGCGGGGCCGTCGACGGCAATGATCAATGGTCTGGTCACAGCGCCTGCTTTCTTAATTCGTCAAGCGTCTGGAAGAACATAGGATAGCTTGTTGCGACTGGCGAGACATCATCGATGGTCACGCTGCGCGTCGAGACCAGGCCGGCCACGGTCATGCTCATCGCGATGCGGTGATCGAGCAGCGAGGCGATCGTGCCGCCGCCGGGAAGCGGCGCGCCGCCGCTTCCCTGGATCGCCAGGCCGTCCTCGAATTCCTCGGTCTCCACGCCGATCGCGCCGAGTGCAGCAGCCATGGCGGCGATGCGATCCGATTCCTTGACGCGAAGCTCATGCGCGCCGCGCGCCACGGTGCGCCCGGTCGCGCAGGCGGCGGCGACGAACAGCACAGGATATTCGTCGATCATGCTCGGCGCGAGATCGGCGGGCACCTCGATCGCGCTCAGCGCAGCGTGGCGGACGCGCAGGTCGGCGACCGGCTCGCCCCCCACGGTGCGGGCGTTTTCTTCGGTGATGTCGGCGCCCATCAGGCGCAGTGCCGTGAAAATGCCGGCGCGAGTCGGGTTCAGCCCGACATTGGCGACCACTATGTCCGATCCCGGCACGATCGACGCCGCCACCACCCAGAAAGCGGCGGAGGAGGGGTCGCCGGGGACCACGATCTGCTGTGGCTTGAGTTCGGCCTCGCCGGCCAGCGAGATGATCCGGCCCTCGGTCGTTTCCTCGACGGTCAGGTCGGCGCCGAACCCGGCCAGCATTCGTTCGCTATGGTCGCGCGTCGCGACCGGCTCGATCACCCGCGTGATGCCCGGCGTGTTGAGCCCCGCGAGCAGGATCGCCGACTTCACCTGCGCCGAGGCGACGGGGAGCGTGTAGCGGATCGGCACTGCCGGGTTCATGCCCCGCACCATCAGCGGCAGGCGTCCGCCGGGGCTGGCGGTGATGTCCGCGCCCATTGTCGACAGCGGCTCGATCACGCGCGCCATCGGCCGTGCCGACAGCGAGGCGTCGCCGGTGAAGGTGACGGTGATGCCATGGCTGGAGACCAGACCCATCAACAGCCGGGTCGACGTACCCGAATTACCCATGTCGAGCGCCTGTTCGGGCTGCAGCAGTCCGCCGACACCGACGCCGTTTACCGTCCAGATGCCGTCATCGCCACGTACGATATCCGCGCCCATCGCGCGCATCGCGGCGGCGGTGGCGAGCACATCCTCGCCCTCGAGCAGCCCCTCGATGCGGCTTTCGCCGACCGCCAGCGCCGACAGCATCAGCGCGCGATGGCTGATCGACTTGTCGCCGGGCACGGTGAGTCGGCCGGCGAGCGGGCCGGTGTGAGCGATTTCGAGCGGGCGGGGGCTTGCATGCGACATTAGGGCGGCGCTTTGACAGTGCGCTTGCGCTATGGCAAGGCGCGCCCCACTTTGCGGGCTACCCTCGAAAGAGGAACCTCAAACCCAGCTTACCCTCGCAAGAGGGCTGCATTCAAAATAGTCTTGAAAGGTCTAGTCGGCACATGATCAAGCCGGAATGGGGCACGAAGCGATCGTGTCCGAAATGCGCCACCCGTTTCTACGACCTCGGCAACGAGGATCCGGTCACCTGCATCGAATGCGGTTCGACCTGGAATCCAGAGCCGATTCTGAAGTCGAAGCAGCCATTGCCGTTCGACGCGCCCAAGCCTGAACTCATCAAGAAGGACGACGATCTCGCCGGCGACGACGAGGATCTGGACACCGGTGAAGACGAAGAGCCCTCGCCGGACGATGAAGTCGATCTCGGCGGCGACGACGATCTTGGCGTCGAGACGCCGGTCGACGAAGACGAGCATTGATCCAACCGACGAAGTCGGATCTCTAAAACCAACCGACGAAGTCGGATCTCTAAAACCAACCGACGAAGTCGGATCTCTAAAACCAACCGACGAAGTCGGATCTCTAAAATATGTCTGCCGGCCCGGAAATTTCCGGGTCGGCATGAAATTTTGATGTGGCATGGGTGATTCACCCGCTTGCCAACAAAGCGTCGCCCGTTTAGGGGCGACGTTCCCAGGGCCCAAGGGCCTGAACGGATGGGGCCGTAGCTCAGCTGGGAGAGCGCTGCGATGGCATTGCAGAGGTCTGGGGTTCGATCCCCCACGGCTCCACCATTCCTTTCATAGCAATCGATATTGCTTAGCTGTCGGTTTGGCGTTGGAGTTTCCCCGCCAGTCGGCCACCTCCTCCGGGCCTGTCTTTTTTGCGTCTGCCAGCGATTGAATCCTGGTTTTCGAACGTGCTTTCAACGGGCTGCACGCGGGGCCGTCACACGGCGTGACGGCTTGCGGTCCAATCTCGTCCCTAACCCGGAATATGGGCAACGCAGTCGGTTCGGATTGATCCGTCGAGACCGTCTGCTCCGCCTGTTCGATTCGTCACCTTCAGGCACATCAAAATAAATCGTACGCGATTTGATCGCATGTATTGACAAGCTGTCGCGGCTTATCTAGTTAGATCGCATCCGATATAAACGGATGCGATCTATATGCCGGATTGCGTCGATCATGACGCCAATCCGAGGCGATGCCCGACTCGATTTTTTGCCATCCAATCAGGAGAATGAACGATGAATTCCTCCAATAAACCCATAGCCAGGCGGCTGTTTGCGGCTTCGGCGCTGATCGGCGCAGTGGCCATCTTCACACCCTTTGCCGGGGCCCAGGATTTGCCGGTCAACGCGGCGCCGGCGGCCGCAGCGGCTCGCGACACGTCGATCCGGCCGTTCCAGTTTCATGCGACGGATGAACAACTCGCCGATTTGCGCCGGCGCGTGCTCGCCACCAAATGGCCGAGTCGTGAACTGGTGGGAGACGCGACGCAGGGCGTCCAGCTCGCGACGATGCAGAAGCTCGCACAGCATTGGGCGACCGATTACGACTGGCGCAGGGCCGAAGCGAAGCTCAATGCCCTGCCGCAGTTCGTGACCAATATCGACGGGGTGGATATCCACTTCATCCATGTCCGGTCGAAGAACAAGCATGCGCTGCCGATCCTCATCACCCATGGCTGGCCGGGATCGATCATCGAGCAGCTCAAGATCATCGATCCGCTGACCAACCCGGCCGCCCATGGCGGCAAGGACTCCGATGCGTTCGATGTGATCATTCCGTCACTGCCCGGCTATGGCTTCTCGGGAAAGCCGACTGAGCTCGGCTGGGATCCGGCGCGGGTTGCGCGCGCCTGGACCGAGCTGATGAAGCGGCTCGGCTATACGCGCTACGTCGCGCAGGGTGGCGACTGGGGGGATGCGGTGACCGAGCAGATGGCGGTCCAGGCCGCACCGGGTCTGCTTGGCATCCACACCAATATGCCGGGCGCCGTCCCGGTCGAAATCGACAAGGCGCTGGCGGCGGGGCAGGCGGCCCCGGCAGGTCTCTCAGCGGATGAGAAGCACGCCTATGAGCAGCTCGATTTCTTTTACAAGCACGGCCTGTCCTATGCCCAGGAAATGACCAATCGACCGCAGACGCTCTACGGGATCGAGGATTCCCCGATCGGTCTTGCGTCATGGATGCTCGATCATGATGCGCGCAGTTATGAACTGATCGCGCGGGTCTTCGACGGCAAGAATGAGGGCCTGACGCGGGACGATGTGCTCGACAATATCACGCTCTACTGGCTGACCAGCACCGCGGTGTCCTCTGCCCGTCTCTACTGGGAAAACAAGTTCGCCTTCTTCGCGCCGAAGGGGATCAAAATTCCGGTCGCGGTCAGCGCATTTCCGGATGAATTGTACCAGGCGCCCAAATCCTGGGTCGATCAGGCATTCCCGAACCTGCTCTATTACAACAAGCAGGCAAAGGGCGGGCATTTCGCCGCCTGGGAGCAGCCTGATGCGCTGACAAGGGATCTTCGGCTGGCCTTCAGGCCGTTGCGTTGACCTGACGCACGCGGACGGCCCGAAAAATGGCCGTCCGCCTTTCCACTCATCGTCCGCGCCGCTAGGATTTGGGAAAGTCGGCGGAGGCAGACGTGGCGGATATCGATCGACGGGCCGTATTGACGATGCTGACAGCCGCGGGCCTGATCGGCCCCGGCGCAGCGCTGGCCGCCGC includes:
- a CDS encoding integration host factor subunit beta, translating into MIRSELVDMLAQDNPDLALRDIEAIVSTFFDEISRRLAADGRVELRGFGAFSTRARDARTGRNPRTGETVDVVAKRVPYFKPGKEMRARLNV
- the aroA gene encoding 3-phosphoshikimate 1-carboxyvinyltransferase, yielding MSHASPRPLEIAHTGPLAGRLTVPGDKSISHRALMLSALAVGESRIEGLLEGEDVLATAAAMRAMGADIVRGDDGIWTVNGVGVGGLLQPEQALDMGNSGTSTRLLMGLVSSHGITVTFTGDASLSARPMARVIEPLSTMGADITASPGGRLPLMVRGMNPAVPIRYTLPVASAQVKSAILLAGLNTPGITRVIEPVATRDHSERMLAGFGADLTVEETTEGRIISLAGEAELKPQQIVVPGDPSSAAFWVVAASIVPGSDIVVANVGLNPTRAGIFTALRLMGADITEENARTVGGEPVADLRVRHAALSAIEVPADLAPSMIDEYPVLFVAAACATGRTVARGAHELRVKESDRIAAMAAALGAIGVETEEFEDGLAIQGSGGAPLPGGGTIASLLDHRIAMSMTVAGLVSTRSVTIDDVSPVATSYPMFFQTLDELRKQAL
- a CDS encoding epoxide hydrolase family protein, with protein sequence MNSSNKPIARRLFAASALIGAVAIFTPFAGAQDLPVNAAPAAAAARDTSIRPFQFHATDEQLADLRRRVLATKWPSRELVGDATQGVQLATMQKLAQHWATDYDWRRAEAKLNALPQFVTNIDGVDIHFIHVRSKNKHALPILITHGWPGSIIEQLKIIDPLTNPAAHGGKDSDAFDVIIPSLPGYGFSGKPTELGWDPARVARAWTELMKRLGYTRYVAQGGDWGDAVTEQMAVQAAPGLLGIHTNMPGAVPVEIDKALAAGQAAPAGLSADEKHAYEQLDFFYKHGLSYAQEMTNRPQTLYGIEDSPIGLASWMLDHDARSYELIARVFDGKNEGLTRDDVLDNITLYWLTSTAVSSARLYWENKFAFFAPKGIKIPVAVSAFPDELYQAPKSWVDQAFPNLLYYNKQAKGGHFAAWEQPDALTRDLRLAFRPLR
- a CDS encoding FYDLN acid domain-containing protein; this encodes MIKPEWGTKRSCPKCATRFYDLGNEDPVTCIECGSTWNPEPILKSKQPLPFDAPKPELIKKDDDLAGDDEDLDTGEDEEPSPDDEVDLGGDDDLGVETPVDEDEH
- a CDS encoding ABC transporter ATP-binding protein, giving the protein MTAGNPLADARWRRRNRWIDRLPWGCDLAALYERAYMPDDKLLVFIDEATKTFGDKLALNGISFEIPAGQICGLLGPNGAGKTTLFRLLMGILKATSGVLQVAGLDAFEDRVATKRLIGFLPDEPVFYSYLSARELLELSAGMHGLDIDSTMEWAEALARRLRLADDLDNYAEDFSRGMKKKLGLLLAMLHGPRLLVLDEPTNGLDVESTHLFYELIQEAAGSGTTILFSTHLMDHVTRLCSHAVIINDGAVIAQGPLAELQERYGEASLESLFLKLTARPQQA
- a CDS encoding CPBP family intramembrane glutamic endopeptidase, producing the protein MLNNRSGEGAIDWGKLATIAAIGMMAFLHGAAAFAVIATVRAGQQLEAEHQGKLVVRSWFLEQVQDVEKAPDASLQGKDAFRTACYEEAKDIAERSGGDAARIERQLRYTVATSGSRNLISRADRERGMPGLASSGHAAAVLGSILLLWWLAMLICQGDGLELDLQRRRHPMWEWLLSHPVGAGAVFFAEMLSPLFANPSYWAAPVFVGILYGASHDPLTGIAATFLIGIPVTVAAACVGKALEIGAILRLAPRNRGAVIGMLSWFGYASMVATFIGVAVIPHIIPAFAHWIDQAAIAPWPLLGLFLGLGENGAFSLLRGLLFCWAASAVMIAAAVIFSARSVRNGLAGAFASDTLPRRRKRKASFGREPLFRKEYLWFVRDRSAIVQAILIPITVAGFQLFNFRLILEHARDSWNYLSGAAILFGTYFLWVLGPKSLVSEGSALWIALTWPRGLESVLKAKAWLWSLISSALVAAVLLAACWLFPLDAWKVALVAVGWFFFARSMAEKSVTLVTVVSESGEATKISSGRRWAAQLGMLTFAIGICTQQWNLAIVGIVYSWITAAAMWEDLRARLPYLYDPWSEQLPEPPTLMHAMVSISILIECAALVTGLVYVIGGKDSLGLAQGIGYAVCALCVSVGVSSFLSGRGVSPARIWCWREDEPDPDAKESWARRYLAADRHQIRWLFIGAGGGILLALLAHAYLMAIQLIPSVAEMIHVSEQQMQSVPGMGAAYAVMAIAFAPFAEEYLFRGLVFRTLDRQWGGWRAVVAAAAFFAIYHPTISWMPVAMLGAANCILFKRSGRLAPAILLHMTYNAVVVLWN